A region of Flavobacterium album DNA encodes the following proteins:
- a CDS encoding GxxExxY protein: MTENDIAKIVVDTCSRIHTKLGPGLLESVYEAILHYELTDAGLKVERQKPLPLFWKDIQMNIGFRADIIINDILVVEIKSVEQMNPVYSKQLLTYLKIAGCKLGLLINFNESLIKNGITRVVNNL; this comes from the coding sequence ATGACAGAAAATGATATTGCTAAAATCGTCGTAGACACTTGTTCCCGTATCCATACAAAATTAGGCCCCGGACTACTGGAATCTGTTTATGAAGCGATATTGCACTATGAGCTAACTGACGCTGGCCTGAAAGTGGAGCGCCAAAAGCCCTTACCTTTATTTTGGAAAGATATTCAGATGAATATCGGTTTCAGGGCAGACATTATAATCAATGATATTTTAGTTGTGGAAATAAAGTCTGTAGAACAGATGAATCCAGTATATTCCAAGCAACTTTTAACGTACCTGAAAATTGCCGGCTGTAAGTTAGGCCTTCTTATAAATTTTAATGAGAGTCTAATTAAGAACGGCATAACAAGGGTTGTAAACAATTTATAG